One part of the Gemmatimonas sp. genome encodes these proteins:
- the hemF gene encoding oxygen-dependent coproporphyrinogen oxidase: protein MTVATPLEDAPAVPTSGNRRSDITRWIAGLHDELTSFFGRLDRGGTFTEDRWERPGGGGGVARVMTDGVTFEKAGINRSAVMGVLPPAAAIRLGGRGAATGSTHFFATGVSLVVHPRNPKVPTVHLNVRYFELTDEAGQITDCWFGGGTDLTPFYPHTSDARTFHVALRDMCARHHAALYPAFKTWCDEYFVNTHRDNEARGVGGIFFDHLRAHTEAYGLDHDATQAFVTDVARVLRQAYEPIVDRRRNEPFSEAEREFQLVRRGRYVEFNLVHDRGTTFGLQTNARVESVLMSLPPLAMWQYAPRYSPDSFEARLLTMLEPRDWVTDVAGA from the coding sequence GTGACCGTGGCGACTCCGCTCGAGGATGCGCCAGCCGTGCCCACCAGCGGCAATCGGCGCAGCGACATCACCCGCTGGATCGCCGGGCTCCACGACGAGCTCACGTCGTTCTTCGGACGGCTCGATCGGGGCGGGACCTTCACCGAGGATCGTTGGGAACGTCCCGGCGGCGGTGGCGGGGTGGCGCGCGTCATGACTGACGGCGTGACGTTCGAGAAGGCCGGTATCAATCGTTCGGCGGTCATGGGTGTGCTGCCGCCGGCGGCGGCGATCCGACTGGGCGGCCGCGGCGCCGCAACCGGAAGCACGCACTTCTTTGCGACGGGCGTGAGCCTCGTGGTGCACCCGCGCAACCCGAAGGTGCCCACCGTGCACCTCAACGTGCGGTACTTCGAGCTCACCGACGAGGCCGGCCAGATCACGGACTGCTGGTTCGGCGGGGGCACCGATCTCACGCCGTTCTATCCGCACACGAGTGACGCCCGCACCTTCCACGTGGCATTGCGCGACATGTGCGCCCGTCACCATGCCGCACTCTATCCGGCTTTCAAGACGTGGTGCGACGAGTACTTCGTGAACACGCACCGCGACAACGAGGCACGTGGCGTGGGCGGCATCTTTTTCGACCATCTGCGCGCCCACACCGAGGCCTATGGCCTCGACCATGACGCGACGCAGGCGTTCGTGACCGATGTGGCCCGGGTTCTTCGGCAGGCGTACGAGCCCATCGTCGATCGGCGCCGGAATGAACCGTTCAGCGAGGCGGAGCGGGAGTTTCAGCTCGTGCGGCGCGGCCGCTACGTGGAGTTCAACCTCGTGCATGATCGTGGCACGACCTTCGGCCTGCAGACGAATGCGCGCGTCGAGAGCGTGCTCATGAGCCTTCCGCCGTTGGCGATGTGGCAGTACGCCCCCCGGTATTCCCCCGATTCCTTCGAAGCTCGGCTTCTCACGATGCTCGAGCCACGCGACTGGGTTACGGACGTCGCTGGAGCGTGA
- the hemE gene encoding uroporphyrinogen decarboxylase has translation MNDLLLRALRRESVERPPVWMMRQAGRYLAEYRAVRAKSDFLTMCRTPELATEVTLQPIDLVGVDAAIIFSDILVIPEAMGMHLTLDEGVGPQFPSPIRSPQDLERLRAVDPEDQLGYMLEALRMTRRALNGRVPLIGFAGAPWTLAAYMVEGKGTKQFAVAKKMLFEQPALAHALLDRLATAVGDFLVAQVAAGAQVVQLFDSWTGALAPDEFRTFSLPYLAKAALRAREAGVPVIVFAPGGGWALGEIAAATQADAIGVDWHTAPHDARRQTDPFNVALQGNLDPCALYAPPADIRRRTHEMIASFGPVGHVANLGHGILPDMKPDHARAFIDAVKEWEWTEERVAAHQASAPFRQLAEVP, from the coding sequence ATGAACGACCTGTTGTTGCGCGCGCTGCGCCGCGAATCCGTCGAGCGCCCCCCAGTGTGGATGATGCGCCAGGCCGGACGGTATCTCGCCGAGTACCGTGCCGTGCGCGCGAAAAGCGACTTCCTCACGATGTGCCGCACGCCCGAGCTGGCCACGGAGGTCACGCTGCAGCCGATCGATCTCGTGGGGGTGGACGCGGCGATCATCTTCAGTGACATCCTGGTGATCCCCGAGGCCATGGGGATGCACCTCACGCTCGACGAAGGGGTCGGACCGCAGTTCCCGTCGCCGATTCGTTCGCCGCAGGATCTGGAGCGCCTGCGTGCCGTCGATCCGGAAGATCAGCTCGGCTACATGCTCGAGGCGCTGCGCATGACCCGTCGCGCGCTCAACGGGCGCGTGCCATTGATTGGCTTTGCCGGGGCGCCGTGGACGCTGGCGGCGTACATGGTGGAGGGCAAGGGCACCAAGCAGTTCGCGGTGGCCAAGAAGATGCTCTTCGAACAGCCGGCCCTCGCACATGCGCTGCTCGATCGCCTCGCCACCGCAGTGGGCGATTTTCTCGTGGCGCAGGTGGCCGCGGGGGCACAGGTGGTGCAGCTGTTCGACTCGTGGACCGGCGCGCTGGCTCCTGACGAGTTCCGCACCTTCTCCCTCCCCTACCTGGCCAAGGCGGCGCTGCGGGCCCGCGAAGCGGGCGTGCCCGTCATCGTCTTTGCCCCCGGTGGCGGATGGGCGCTGGGCGAAATCGCCGCCGCGACGCAGGCGGATGCCATTGGGGTCGACTGGCACACCGCGCCGCACGACGCGCGCCGGCAGACCGATCCGTTCAACGTGGCGCTGCAGGGGAATCTCGATCCGTGCGCGCTGTATGCCCCACCCGCCGACATTCGCCGTCGCACGCACGAGATGATCGCCAGCTTCGGGCCCGTGGGGCATGTGGCCAACCTCGGCCATGGCATCCTTCCCGACATGAAGCCCGACCATGCACGGGCGTTCATCGATGCCGTGAAGGAATGGGAGTGGACCGAAGAACGGGTGGCGGCGCATCAGGCGAGCGCGCCGTTCCGTCAACTCGCGGAGGTCCCGTGA